The Gemmatimonadota bacterium genome window below encodes:
- a CDS encoding GNAT family N-acetyltransferase, with translation MDGVTVRSARSEDLPALVRLLANDPLGATRERPTQEPSERYLRAFAAIDADPAHELLVAEVDRVVCGCLQVSFLPHLTYEGGWRAQVEGVRVDPSVRGRGIGRLLFNEVIARARARGCHLVQLTTDARRPEALAFYEALGFQHTHHGLKLHLGEEPRA, from the coding sequence ATGGACGGGGTCACGGTGCGGAGCGCCCGGTCGGAGGATCTGCCGGCGCTGGTCCGGCTGCTCGCGAACGATCCCCTCGGCGCCACGCGGGAGCGGCCCACGCAGGAGCCGTCGGAGCGATATCTCCGCGCGTTCGCCGCCATCGACGCCGACCCCGCACACGAGCTCCTGGTGGCGGAGGTCGACCGTGTGGTGTGTGGCTGCCTCCAGGTCTCGTTCCTGCCCCATCTCACGTACGAGGGCGGATGGCGGGCCCAGGTCGAGGGGGTGCGCGTGGATCCGTCGGTTCGCGGCCGCGGCATCGGTCGCCTGCTGTTCAACGAGGTGATCGCCCGGGCCCGGGCTCGGGGCTGCCACCTGGTGCAGCTCACCACCGACGCGCGTCGGCCCGAGGCGCTGGCCTTCTACGAGGCCCTGGGCTTCCAGCACACGCACCACGGACTGAAGCTCCACCTGGGAGAGGAGCCCCGCGCATGA
- a CDS encoding tetratricopeptide repeat protein — protein MELHRSGALLEARGAYEALLAETPTRADAVGLLGVVESQLGHHERAVRLLRDAERLAPKSASILTNLGEALSAAGRPADAEEVLRRSIALDPRVPETHANLANVLEQLDRPEEAARQWERVLGLRDGAEARYRLGTLWLGLGRSDEARAALERAVTLDPDMIGAWQNLAVLAYRRGDMSGSERCYSRMLELEPGSAIALRGLGQILRDRGDATGSVALLWEAVRRDVDDGPAWSGFAETFGQVILTDEGELETAERILEACLQHPAVNPQDVAGQAVRVLSGGGALGPLLAATGDSTSLDALLDRPETWSALSRPVLLHALCAVVLPDLGMERLLRAVRRRLLAAVAAGRMDDPALAEPALLEAIARQAFLNGYVWTHEADEVAAVEQLVARMAGRALGSDPADVPSILALAAYVPLLEWERAEEVYALAQEGAHAGVIGVVVQQILEPLQEEELRDTLPVFAAPEDAVSQQVRAMYEESPYPRWTRYGHRRARPLHAVLTELFPGREFASAAALQRPRVLVAGCGTGLHLIEVAQRYADAHVTGIDLSLSSLAFAARKLRESGLERVDLMQADILALHRWEETFDLIESVGVLHHMADPIAGWRALTGRLRPGGFMRIGLYSELARASVVAARELIAREGFPDDADGIRAARHALMRTLGDEHAQLFRWRDFYSLQEVRDLVFHVQEHRFTIPQIQDALRTLGLEFVGFDLRGPALLNGFRERFPEPGSESDLAAWAVYEAENPGAFAAMYQFWVRKA, from the coding sequence ATGGAATTGCACCGGAGTGGCGCGCTGCTCGAGGCGCGCGGCGCCTACGAAGCGCTGCTGGCCGAGACGCCGACGCGCGCCGATGCGGTGGGCCTGCTCGGAGTGGTGGAGAGCCAGCTCGGTCACCACGAGAGGGCCGTTCGCCTGCTGCGCGACGCCGAGCGCCTCGCGCCGAAGAGCGCCTCCATCCTGACCAATCTCGGAGAGGCGCTCTCGGCCGCGGGCCGACCGGCGGACGCGGAGGAGGTCCTGCGCCGTTCGATCGCGCTCGACCCGCGGGTCCCCGAGACCCACGCGAATCTGGCCAACGTGCTGGAGCAGCTCGACCGGCCGGAGGAGGCGGCGCGGCAGTGGGAGCGGGTGCTGGGGCTCCGCGACGGCGCGGAGGCGCGCTACCGCCTGGGCACGCTGTGGCTGGGACTGGGCCGAAGCGACGAAGCGCGTGCGGCGCTGGAGCGCGCGGTGACCCTGGATCCGGACATGATCGGCGCATGGCAGAACCTGGCCGTGCTTGCGTACCGCCGAGGCGACATGTCCGGGTCGGAGCGCTGCTACTCCCGCATGCTGGAGCTGGAGCCGGGGTCGGCCATCGCGCTCCGCGGTCTCGGTCAGATCCTGCGCGACCGGGGAGACGCCACCGGATCGGTAGCGCTGCTGTGGGAGGCCGTCCGTCGCGATGTGGACGACGGGCCGGCCTGGTCGGGCTTCGCAGAGACGTTCGGTCAGGTGATCCTCACGGACGAGGGCGAGCTCGAGACCGCCGAGCGCATCCTGGAGGCCTGCCTCCAGCATCCGGCCGTCAATCCGCAGGACGTGGCGGGCCAGGCGGTGCGGGTGCTCTCCGGCGGGGGCGCGCTGGGGCCGTTGCTGGCCGCAACCGGGGATTCCACCTCCCTGGACGCGCTCCTCGATCGGCCCGAGACGTGGAGCGCGCTTTCCCGCCCGGTCCTGCTCCACGCGCTCTGCGCCGTGGTGCTCCCGGACCTGGGGATGGAGCGCCTGCTGCGCGCCGTGCGCCGACGCCTCCTCGCCGCCGTCGCGGCGGGTCGGATGGACGATCCTGCGCTGGCGGAGCCGGCGCTGCTCGAAGCGATCGCCCGGCAGGCCTTCCTGAACGGCTACGTGTGGACGCACGAGGCCGACGAGGTGGCCGCCGTGGAGCAGCTGGTCGCACGCATGGCCGGTCGTGCGCTGGGCTCCGACCCGGCGGACGTGCCCTCCATCCTGGCTTTGGCGGCCTATGTGCCGCTGCTCGAGTGGGAGCGGGCCGAGGAGGTCTACGCGCTCGCGCAGGAGGGCGCGCACGCGGGCGTGATCGGCGTGGTGGTGCAACAAATCCTCGAACCCCTCCAGGAAGAGGAGCTGCGGGACACGCTGCCCGTGTTCGCTGCGCCGGAAGACGCCGTGTCCCAGCAGGTCCGCGCCATGTACGAGGAGTCGCCGTACCCGCGCTGGACGCGGTACGGGCACCGGCGCGCCCGCCCCCTGCACGCGGTGCTCACCGAGCTGTTCCCCGGACGCGAGTTCGCGTCCGCCGCCGCGCTGCAGCGTCCGCGCGTGCTGGTGGCCGGATGCGGCACCGGGCTGCACCTGATCGAGGTGGCGCAGCGCTACGCCGACGCGCACGTGACCGGCATCGACCTCTCCCTTTCCTCCCTGGCCTTCGCGGCGCGCAAGCTGCGCGAGTCCGGACTGGAGCGGGTGGATCTGATGCAGGCGGACATCCTCGCGCTGCACCGATGGGAGGAGACGTTCGATCTGATCGAGTCCGTGGGCGTCCTGCATCACATGGCGGATCCGATCGCGGGCTGGCGCGCGCTCACGGGGCGTCTGCGCCCCGGTGGCTTCATGCGCATCGGCCTCTACAGCGAGCTCGCGCGCGCCTCCGTGGTCGCCGCCCGTGAGCTCATCGCGCGCGAGGGCTTCCCCGACGACGCCGACGGCATCCGCGCCGCGCGCCACGCGCTGATGCGCACGCTCGGAGACGAGCACGCCCAGCTCTTCCGCTGGCGGGACTTCTATTCGCTACAGGAAGTGCGGGACCTCGTCTTCCACGTGCAGGAGCACCGGTTCACGATCCCGCAGATCCAGGACGCGCTTCGCACGCTCGGCCTCGAGTTCGTGGGCTTCGACCTGCGCGGGCCGGCGCTGTTGAACGGATTCCGCGAGCGCTTCCCGGAGCCCGGCTCCGAGTCGGACCTGGCGGCCTGGGCGGTCTACGAAGCGGAGAACCCCGGCGCCTTCGCGGCCATGTACCAGTTCTGGGTGCGGAAGGCGTAG
- a CDS encoding dienelactone hydrolase family protein, with translation MSDEPRLKASDFPQEVLDLFDRYVHGLIDRRAFLDGAARFAAGGVTAAALLDMLKPRYAWAQQVAPDDARIQAEYVEYPSPDGSGTMRGYLAQPSGGGRKPAVLVIHENRGLNPYIEDVVRRFAAADFLALGPDALTPLGGYPGNDDEGREMQRRLERSTMEEDFVAGARWLMNHPSSTGRVGAVGFCFGGGMVNTLAVRLPDLGAAVPFYGSAPPSEDVSRIQAPLLIHYAGLDERVNAGWPDYKAALDAAGKTYTMHMYEGANHGFHNDTTPRYDEEAAKLAQTRTIEFFNEHLR, from the coding sequence ATGTCCGACGAACCGCGTCTCAAGGCCAGCGACTTCCCGCAGGAAGTGCTCGACCTCTTCGACCGCTACGTGCACGGCCTCATCGATCGGCGCGCGTTCCTGGACGGAGCGGCGCGCTTCGCGGCCGGTGGGGTCACGGCGGCGGCGCTGCTGGACATGCTCAAGCCGCGTTACGCGTGGGCCCAGCAGGTCGCACCCGACGACGCGCGCATCCAGGCCGAGTACGTGGAGTATCCCTCGCCCGACGGCTCGGGCACCATGCGGGGCTACCTCGCGCAGCCGAGTGGTGGGGGCAGGAAGCCCGCGGTGCTCGTGATCCACGAGAACCGTGGTCTCAATCCGTACATCGAGGACGTGGTGCGGCGCTTCGCTGCAGCGGACTTCCTGGCGCTGGGTCCAGACGCGCTCACTCCGCTCGGTGGCTACCCCGGCAACGACGACGAAGGCCGCGAGATGCAGCGACGCCTGGAGCGCTCCACCATGGAGGAGGACTTCGTGGCCGGTGCGCGGTGGTTGATGAACCACCCGTCCTCCACGGGTCGGGTGGGTGCCGTGGGCTTCTGTTTCGGCGGCGGCATGGTCAACACGTTGGCCGTACGGCTCCCGGACCTCGGCGCCGCCGTTCCCTTCTACGGGTCCGCGCCTCCATCCGAGGACGTCTCCCGCATCCAGGCACCGCTGCTCATCCATTACGCGGGATTGGACGAGCGCGTCAACGCCGGGTGGCCGGACTACAAGGCCGCCCTGGACGCCGCCGGCAAGACGTACACGATGCACATGTACGAGGGCGCCAACCACGGCTTCCACAACGACACGACGCCGCGGTACGACGAAGAGGCCGCGAAGCTGGCGCAGACGCGCACGATCGAGTTCTTCAACGAGCACCTGCGGTAG
- a CDS encoding class I SAM-dependent methyltransferase translates to MSAAHEAGPALYHALAGWWPLMSSPADYEEEAGLFGGILAERVPDRRSLLELGSGGGNNASHMKVAFERVTLVDVAPGMVEVSRALNPECEHHVGDMRSVRLGEMFDCVFIHDAICYMTTVEDLRRAVETAWVHCRPGGVALFVPDYVAETFRPDTSSGGHDGEDRALRYLAWSWDPDPADTTFLVDYAYLLRDPEGGTRVVHDRHEEGLFPQAAWEATLREIGFTPEVVRVDHSEVDYPLLAFVGRRPA, encoded by the coding sequence ATGAGCGCCGCACACGAGGCGGGACCCGCGCTCTACCACGCGCTGGCCGGGTGGTGGCCGCTCATGTCGTCCCCGGCGGACTACGAGGAGGAGGCGGGCCTGTTCGGTGGGATCCTGGCGGAGCGTGTTCCGGACCGCCGTTCGCTTCTCGAGCTGGGGAGCGGAGGCGGAAACAACGCGTCCCACATGAAGGTGGCCTTCGAACGCGTCACGCTCGTGGACGTCGCACCCGGCATGGTGGAGGTGAGTCGCGCCCTCAACCCGGAGTGCGAGCATCACGTGGGCGACATGCGCTCGGTCCGGCTGGGCGAGATGTTCGATTGCGTCTTCATCCACGACGCGATCTGCTACATGACCACCGTCGAGGATCTGCGGCGCGCCGTCGAGACCGCCTGGGTCCATTGCCGGCCCGGTGGCGTGGCGCTCTTCGTCCCGGACTACGTGGCCGAGACGTTCCGGCCCGACACGTCCAGCGGGGGCCACGATGGGGAGGACCGCGCGCTGCGCTACCTGGCCTGGAGCTGGGACCCGGATCCCGCCGACACCACGTTCCTGGTGGACTATGCGTACCTGCTCCGGGACCCGGAGGGCGGCACGCGCGTGGTGCACGATCGCCACGAGGAGGGGCTCTTTCCCCAGGCCGCGTGGGAGGCGACGCTGCGTGAGATCGGCTTCACGCCCGAGGTGGTGCGCGTCGATCACAGCGAGGTGGACTACCCGCTCCTCGCCTTCGTGGGTCGCCGCCCCGCCTGA
- a CDS encoding cytochrome c, whose protein sequence is MSRNRPGYGLLFCFALAACGGGTPDPGTAPAPSPSDTPAAPPAATPSDEPSTLDGVYTVAQAERGLEVFQNICSECHQTEEWTEDRFLARWDGESVFRFWYFIYERMPHGSPPYSLPRQTVTDVVTYIFQLNGLPPGSEELGTDDESIDDYWLRWGTALP, encoded by the coding sequence ATGTCCAGGAACCGGCCAGGCTACGGCCTGCTTTTCTGTTTCGCGCTCGCCGCCTGCGGCGGCGGCACTCCCGACCCGGGAACGGCGCCCGCGCCTTCACCGTCGGACACTCCGGCCGCCCCGCCCGCGGCCACGCCCTCCGACGAGCCCTCCACGCTGGATGGCGTCTACACGGTCGCCCAGGCCGAGCGGGGTCTCGAGGTCTTCCAGAACATCTGCTCCGAGTGCCATCAGACGGAGGAGTGGACGGAGGACCGCTTCCTCGCGCGTTGGGACGGCGAGTCCGTCTTCCGGTTCTGGTACTTCATCTACGAGCGCATGCCGCACGGCTCTCCGCCGTATTCGCTCCCGCGGCAGACCGTGACCGACGTGGTCACGTACATCTTCCAGTTGAACGGTCTCCCCCCCGGCTCGGAAGAGCTGGGCACCGACGACGAGAGCATCGACGACTACTGGCTGCGCTGGGGGACGGCTCTGCCGTGA
- a CDS encoding MarC family protein, with translation MTALSAAILLFLVMDPVGNIPLFVSALRAVRPERQTRVVVRELLIAYAALLLFLFAGGRFLDVLHISEPALTIAGGLVLFLIALRMVFPSHAGSGEETLDGEPFIVPLAIPYVAGPSALATVLLLMSREPARWPAWLAALTGAWLAGAALLLLGSRLSRFLGRRGLVALERLMGMILVALAVQMFLDGLRIALAEPALTVG, from the coding sequence GTGACCGCGCTGTCGGCGGCGATCCTCCTCTTCCTGGTCATGGACCCGGTGGGGAACATCCCGCTCTTCGTCTCCGCGCTGCGCGCGGTCCGGCCCGAACGGCAGACCCGGGTGGTCGTGCGCGAGCTGCTCATCGCGTACGCCGCCCTGCTGCTGTTCCTCTTCGCGGGCGGGCGGTTCCTGGACGTTCTGCACATCTCCGAGCCGGCGCTGACCATCGCGGGCGGTCTGGTGCTCTTCCTGATCGCGCTCCGCATGGTCTTCCCGTCCCACGCGGGCTCGGGAGAGGAGACCCTGGACGGGGAGCCCTTCATCGTGCCGCTGGCCATCCCCTACGTGGCGGGGCCGTCCGCGCTGGCGACCGTGCTCCTGCTGATGTCGCGAGAGCCCGCCCGCTGGCCGGCCTGGCTGGCGGCCCTGACCGGGGCCTGGCTGGCCGGGGCGGCCCTCCTGCTGCTGGGGAGCCGGCTCTCGCGCTTCCTGGGCCGGCGCGGGCTGGTGGCGCTGGAGCGCCTGATGGGCATGATCCTCGTGGCCCTGGCCGTGCAGATGTTCCTGGATGGACTGCGGATCGCCCTCGCCGAGCCGGCGCTGACCGTCGGCTGA
- a CDS encoding DinB family protein, with protein sequence MDFDLDDAVRILERTPALLRTWLSGLPEAWIRADEGPETWSAFAVVGHLLDGDETDWMTRVHRILGPPEERRFKPYDRFRHLARNRDRTLPELLDAFATLRAENLRALTALELGPADLARTGIHPEFGEVTLAQLLATWVAHDLGHIAQIARVLAKQYRTAVGPWTAYLPVLTR encoded by the coding sequence GTGGACTTCGATCTCGACGATGCCGTCCGCATCCTGGAGCGCACACCCGCCCTGCTCCGCACGTGGTTGTCGGGTCTGCCGGAGGCATGGATCCGCGCCGACGAAGGCCCCGAGACGTGGAGTGCGTTCGCCGTCGTGGGGCATCTCCTGGACGGGGACGAGACGGACTGGATGACACGGGTGCACCGCATCCTGGGTCCGCCCGAGGAGCGCCGCTTCAAGCCCTACGACCGCTTCCGGCACCTGGCGCGCAACCGCGACCGCACGCTCCCGGAGCTGCTCGACGCCTTTGCGACGCTCCGGGCGGAGAACCTGCGGGCCCTGACGGCGCTCGAGCTGGGTCCCGCCGACCTCGCGCGCACGGGCATCCATCCCGAGTTCGGCGAGGTGACCCTGGCGCAGCTGCTGGCCACCTGGGTGGCGCACGACCTGGGACACATCGCCCAGATCGCGCGCGTGCTCGCCAAGCAGTACCGCACCGCGGTCGGTCCCTGGACGGCCTACCTCCCGGTCCTGACGCGCTGA
- a CDS encoding cupin domain-containing protein, giving the protein MTADEIIALLDLRPHPAEGGYFRETYRSGGESEPGAPFSGPRSWSTAIYYLLTPATFSSLHRLPGDEVFHFYLGDPVEMLELLPDGRERLTVLGPDVPSMTLQHVVPGGTWQGSRLVAGGRWALLGTTMAPGFAYEDYETGTPALLERFTHHRALAHALLPPAVGGS; this is encoded by the coding sequence ATGACTGCCGACGAGATCATCGCGCTGCTGGATCTGCGCCCCCATCCCGCGGAGGGCGGCTACTTCCGGGAGACCTACCGGAGCGGCGGCGAGTCCGAGCCGGGCGCACCCTTCTCCGGCCCCCGCTCCTGGTCCACCGCGATCTACTACCTCCTCACGCCGGCGACCTTCTCCTCCCTGCACCGACTGCCCGGCGACGAGGTCTTCCATTTCTACCTCGGAGATCCGGTCGAGATGCTGGAGCTGCTCCCCGATGGACGGGAACGGCTGACCGTGCTCGGTCCGGACGTTCCGTCGATGACGCTGCAACACGTCGTGCCGGGTGGCACGTGGCAGGGCTCCCGGCTCGTGGCCGGCGGCCGCTGGGCCCTCCTCGGCACCACCATGGCGCCGGGCTTCGCGTACGAGGACTACGAGACGGGGACGCCCGCACTCCTGGAGCGGTTCACCCACCATCGCGCGCTCGCGCATGCGCTGCTACCGCCTGCGGTCGGCGGGTCCTGA
- a CDS encoding YqgE/AlgH family protein yields the protein MESLKGKLLISSGGLYDPNFRHTVVLIGEHNEEGALGVILNRPRDVTVAQAVPALERLVPDGALLYQGGPVQPSGPVLLVELSRPELADILVFDAVGFLVGNVSEDVAPFLVRARVYAGYAGWGAGQLEAEMDQDSWLVEPARADDVFTDAPDLLWSRVVARKGPEYRLLSRMPYDPRMN from the coding sequence GTGGAGAGTCTCAAGGGAAAGCTGCTCATCTCCAGTGGTGGATTGTACGACCCCAACTTCCGCCACACCGTCGTGCTGATCGGAGAGCACAACGAGGAAGGAGCCCTCGGGGTGATCCTGAACCGACCGCGCGACGTGACGGTCGCACAGGCGGTGCCTGCGCTCGAGAGGCTCGTGCCGGACGGCGCCTTGCTCTACCAGGGCGGACCCGTGCAGCCGAGCGGTCCGGTGTTGTTGGTGGAGCTGTCCCGACCCGAGCTCGCCGACATCCTGGTCTTCGACGCGGTGGGGTTCCTGGTGGGCAACGTCTCCGAGGACGTCGCACCGTTCCTGGTGCGCGCCCGCGTGTACGCCGGCTACGCCGGGTGGGGAGCGGGCCAGTTGGAGGCGGAGATGGACCAGGACAGCTGGCTGGTCGAGCCCGCGCGAGCGGACGACGTCTTCACCGATGCGCCCGACTTGTTGTGGAGTCGGGTCGTGGCCCGTAAGGGACCGGAGTACCGGCTGCTGTCGCGCATGCCCTACGATCCGCGCATGAACTGA
- a CDS encoding zinc ribbon domain-containing protein, protein MPIYEYRCTDCGHDFEALVRGEQSVACPECDSASIERQLSLPRVKSETTHDLAMRAAKKRDSVQARDRMYERLRYEESHDRHG, encoded by the coding sequence ATGCCCATCTACGAATACCGCTGCACGGACTGTGGACACGACTTCGAGGCGCTCGTGCGCGGCGAACAATCCGTCGCCTGTCCGGAGTGCGACAGCGCGTCGATCGAGCGTCAGCTCTCCCTCCCCCGGGTCAAGTCGGAGACCACCCACGACCTGGCCATGCGTGCCGCCAAGAAGCGGGACTCCGTGCAGGCGCGGGACCGGATGTACGAGCGCCTCCGCTACGAGGAGAGCCACGACCGGCACGGCTGA
- a CDS encoding GNAT family N-acetyltransferase has product MPFASTELAARIERAECALLREAVAAVAEAHPEHGATILPLGGGVASWSGDGSPLNKVAGVGFAGALEPEPLAAVERFYAERGCSVQVELATLAHPGIAPMLTGRGYHLVGFENVLGLDPREDLPADRTPSGVPIQVVESGEEDFRVWLDTLVAGFLTPDGAGVPAHEEFARATLEEILGDLARAPGFVRYLAWVDGRPAGAASMRAVDGVAQLTGAATVPALRRRGVQAALLTRRLTDARRVDCDVATVTTQPGSTSHENARRNGFELLYVRALLVATPAGEGGVE; this is encoded by the coding sequence ATGCCCTTCGCATCCACGGAGCTCGCAGCGCGCATCGAGCGCGCGGAGTGTGCACTTCTGCGGGAGGCCGTGGCCGCGGTCGCCGAAGCGCACCCGGAGCATGGCGCCACCATCCTTCCGCTCGGCGGTGGCGTCGCGAGCTGGTCGGGCGACGGATCTCCTCTCAACAAGGTGGCCGGGGTGGGCTTCGCCGGAGCGCTGGAGCCCGAGCCGCTGGCGGCGGTCGAGCGCTTCTACGCGGAGCGGGGGTGCTCCGTGCAGGTGGAGCTCGCCACGCTCGCGCACCCCGGCATCGCGCCGATGCTCACCGGACGCGGCTACCACCTCGTGGGCTTCGAGAACGTCCTGGGTCTCGACCCCAGGGAGGACCTCCCGGCCGATCGGACGCCGTCCGGCGTCCCCATCCAGGTGGTCGAGAGCGGGGAGGAGGACTTCCGGGTCTGGCTCGACACCCTTGTGGCCGGATTCCTCACGCCGGACGGTGCGGGTGTGCCCGCCCACGAGGAATTCGCCCGCGCCACCCTGGAGGAGATCCTGGGAGACCTGGCGCGAGCGCCCGGTTTCGTGCGCTATCTGGCGTGGGTCGACGGTCGGCCCGCAGGCGCCGCCAGCATGCGAGCGGTGGACGGCGTGGCGCAGCTGACAGGCGCTGCCACCGTGCCGGCGCTTCGGCGCCGGGGCGTCCAGGCCGCGCTGCTGACGCGGCGTCTGACCGATGCGCGGCGCGTAGACTGCGACGTAGCCACGGTCACCACCCAGCCCGGCTCCACGTCCCACGAGAACGCGCGGCGCAACGGATTCGAGTTGCTCTACGTACGCGCCCTCCTGGTCGCGACGCCCGCGGGCGAGGGCGGCGTGGAGTGA
- a CDS encoding Rid family detoxifying hydrolase yields MSRTPLSSPTATAVGPYSHAIDTGDHVFCSGQTPIDPATGVLRAGSVGDQTDQCFDNLFAVLADGGLGPADVVKVNVYLTDMNDFAAMNEAYQRRFEAPYPARTTIGVAALPLGARVEIELVARRS; encoded by the coding sequence ATGAGCCGCACGCCTCTGTCCAGCCCCACCGCCACCGCCGTCGGTCCCTACTCGCACGCCATCGACACCGGGGACCACGTCTTCTGCTCCGGCCAGACGCCGATCGATCCCGCCACGGGTGTGTTGCGCGCGGGGTCCGTAGGCGATCAGACCGACCAGTGCTTCGACAACCTGTTCGCGGTGCTCGCGGATGGCGGGCTCGGCCCGGCGGACGTGGTGAAGGTGAACGTGTACCTCACCGACATGAACGACTTCGCCGCCATGAACGAGGCCTACCAGCGTCGCTTCGAGGCGCCCTATCCCGCCCGCACGACCATCGGGGTGGCCGCGCTTCCGCTCGGCGCCCGGGTCGAGATCGAGCTGGTGGCGCGCCGCTCGTGA
- a CDS encoding APH(3') family aminoglycoside O-phosphotransferase, translating to MTLAADPGARVALDPALRIPEALRRTHAGWRWDLIHNEVPEVATWRLAQPDGEARYLKLARPDGWPAVRDEAERTRWARTFLNVPEVLAAGRGSDVEWMLTRALPGRPATDPTWTARPQETVQRLARALRRFHEAPASACPFRFTLDDALAHARARLRSGAIVPGRDFHPEFAHLSAADALERLWRTRPATEAAVVCHGDFCLPNVVLTEWGDAGFVDLGELGVADPWWDLAVATWSLDWNLGPGYETLFLDTYGAAPDPARRTFYRLLYDVVS from the coding sequence ATGACCCTCGCCGCCGACCCGGGTGCGCGCGTGGCCCTGGATCCAGCGCTGAGGATCCCGGAGGCGCTTCGGCGTACGCACGCCGGGTGGCGGTGGGACCTGATCCACAACGAAGTGCCGGAGGTCGCCACCTGGCGGTTGGCCCAGCCGGACGGTGAGGCGCGCTACCTCAAGCTGGCGCGGCCCGACGGGTGGCCGGCGGTACGGGATGAAGCGGAGCGCACGCGGTGGGCCCGGACGTTCCTCAACGTCCCGGAGGTCCTGGCCGCAGGTCGTGGGTCGGACGTGGAGTGGATGTTGACCCGCGCTCTGCCCGGGCGGCCGGCGACCGATCCGACGTGGACGGCCCGTCCGCAGGAGACCGTGCAGCGCCTGGCGCGCGCGCTCCGGCGCTTCCACGAGGCCCCGGCATCCGCCTGCCCGTTCCGCTTCACGCTCGATGACGCGTTGGCGCACGCGCGGGCGCGCCTGCGGAGCGGGGCCATCGTACCGGGGCGTGACTTCCATCCCGAGTTCGCGCACCTGAGCGCCGCGGACGCGCTGGAGCGCCTGTGGCGCACACGGCCCGCGACCGAGGCGGCCGTCGTCTGCCACGGCGATTTCTGTCTGCCCAACGTGGTGCTGACCGAATGGGGTGACGCGGGCTTCGTGGATCTGGGCGAGCTGGGCGTCGCCGACCCGTGGTGGGATCTGGCCGTCGCCACCTGGAGCCTGGACTGGAACCTGGGTCCAGGCTACGAGACGCTCTTCCTGGACACGTACGGCGCGGCACCCGATCCGGCGCGCCGCACGTTCTATCGGCTCCTGTACGACGTGGTGTCCTAG
- a CDS encoding dihydrofolate reductase family protein yields MKTQYYGASTLDGFIADENHSLDWLMQMGDPVETSYPGFIRDVGALAMGAHTYEWVVRYLSQDDTPQPWMYEQPTWVFTHRDLPVHPGADVRFVRGDVRPVHAEMAEVAGGKNVWVVGGGELAGQFHDAGLLDELIIQIVPVTLGRGAPLLPRRIAIPPLQLTDVRQYGAMVEVRYTVPGREG; encoded by the coding sequence ATGAAGACCCAGTACTACGGCGCCTCGACCCTCGACGGCTTCATCGCCGACGAGAACCACTCGCTCGACTGGCTGATGCAGATGGGCGATCCGGTCGAGACGAGCTATCCCGGGTTCATCCGTGACGTGGGCGCGCTGGCGATGGGTGCCCACACCTACGAGTGGGTGGTCCGCTATCTGTCACAGGACGATACGCCTCAGCCCTGGATGTACGAGCAGCCCACGTGGGTCTTCACGCACCGGGATCTGCCCGTGCACCCGGGTGCGGATGTGCGCTTCGTGCGCGGAGACGTGCGGCCCGTGCACGCGGAGATGGCCGAGGTGGCCGGCGGGAAGAACGTGTGGGTCGTCGGCGGCGGCGAGCTGGCGGGGCAGTTCCATGACGCGGGTCTCCTGGACGAGCTGATCATCCAGATCGTGCCGGTCACGCTGGGCCGCGGAGCGCCGCTGCTGCCGCGCCGCATCGCCATCCCCCCGCTCCAGCTCACGGACGTGCGGCAGTACGGGGCGATGGTGGAGGTGCGCTACACGGTGCCGGGCCGCGAGGGATGA